A DNA window from Streptomyces parvus contains the following coding sequences:
- a CDS encoding inositol monophosphatase family protein, with product MIDDFLYGTAGDTGPLAEVEAAVRAAAAAEIVPRHRKLAAHEIIEKSGPHDLVTAADRLAEEHLTAALTELLPGSVVVGEESVHDDPAVYDALGGDAPVWIVDPVDGTRQFVRGEAGFCTLVALAQHGEVHASWTYAPILGEMAVAVRGRGATLNGTPIRAGAPAPGAVLNVAMSHPDYTTDAQKRALLGLRAEGIAARPCGSAGLEYLAVARGELDATAFNWEYAWDHAAGLLLVTEAGGAQSTLAGVPFRIAGGNDLPFTAARDEATAERILTALRTGG from the coding sequence ATGATCGATGACTTCCTGTACGGGACCGCCGGTGACACCGGACCGCTGGCCGAGGTCGAGGCCGCCGTGCGCGCCGCCGCCGCGGCCGAGATCGTGCCCCGGCACCGGAAGCTCGCCGCCCACGAGATCATCGAGAAGAGCGGGCCGCACGATCTGGTCACCGCCGCCGACCGGCTGGCCGAGGAACACCTCACCGCAGCCCTCACCGAGCTGCTGCCCGGCTCGGTCGTCGTCGGAGAGGAATCCGTCCACGACGACCCGGCGGTCTACGACGCCCTCGGCGGCGACGCCCCCGTCTGGATCGTCGACCCGGTCGACGGCACCCGCCAGTTCGTCCGCGGGGAGGCCGGTTTCTGCACCCTGGTCGCCCTCGCCCAGCACGGCGAGGTCCACGCCTCCTGGACGTACGCACCGATCCTGGGTGAGATGGCCGTCGCCGTACGCGGCCGGGGCGCCACGCTCAACGGCACCCCGATACGCGCCGGTGCCCCCGCCCCCGGCGCCGTACTGAACGTGGCGATGTCCCACCCCGACTACACCACCGACGCCCAGAAGCGGGCGCTGCTCGGCCTGCGCGCCGAGGGCATCGCGGCCCGGCCCTGCGGCTCGGCGGGCCTGGAGTACCTCGCGGTGGCGCGCGGGGAGCTGGACGCCACCGCGTTCAACTGGGAGTACGCCTGGGACCACGCGGCCGGACTGCTCCTGGTCACCGAGGCCGGCGGCGCGCAGTCGACCCTGGCGGGCGTCCCGTTCCGGATCGCGGGCGGCAACGACCTGCCGTTCACGGCGGCGCGCGACGAGGCCACCGCCGAACGGATCCTGACGGCGTTGCGGACGGGCGGCTGA